The segment AAAAAAGACAGCGTATCAGTCGAAAAAACAGAAATTATCCGTCAAAACTTTGGCTTAGAAAACCTCCTTTTTAGAAGATTAAATCTTTAAATTAGGCTTATAAAACTCTTTTTTACAAGTAAACTTATCCTAAAAAAGACATTTTATCAGTCAAAAACAAAAATATTTACCTGTATAAATACCAGATTTACAAATCATTATAAACGAAAAAACACATTTTATAAGTCAAAATGTGTTTCAAATATTTATTAGTTCTCTAATAATTCTTTAATTTTCACTAATTTCTCTGTTGTAGTTTTAGATAATAGAGATTTTATTTCTTCAATTAATCTTTGATTTTTATCTTCAGAATTCGCCTGCTTATTTTTTTGTTTTGTATCAATTTTTTCTGTTAAACTTTTAATCTTTTTGCTATCTTTCTTCTTGATAGCATCTCTCATTTCTGAAACAATAGATTCATCTTTTTTTAATTTCGCAAACTCCTGAATAGTTTTAGAAGGTATGGAAACTTCTTTACTCAATATAGCATCTTTAATCTCTGTATTCTTTTCAGAAAGCACATTTATTCCTTCTGCAAATTTCTCATCATTACGAATGGTCTTCTCTGAAACTTTATTCTGTTTCGCTAATTTTTCTGCTGTTTTCTGAGGTGTGGTAATATTTTCCACCCCACTTGTGTATTGATTTTCACCAACTTTTTTTTTTTCCTGCTTGTATTGTAAACCTCTCAGATATGATTTTTGTAATTCTGTTAGGTTTCTTCTTCCCAACTGATTATTAATCATCCAATCTTTTACAGCATCAATATTAGAAAAGTCCTTAAAACTTGTTTTATAAGTTAGATTGTTTTTTTTACATATTGAATAACGATTGTGCCCATCTACCAATATAGTTTTTCCTTCATGTTCCCATAATTGCAGAGGTTCTTTGCATCCTTCTGCTATAATATTGGTTTCAAGTTGTTTGTACTCTTCTGTGGTAAGGGGTGGAATAAGAGCCTTTAATTCTTCGAGAATTGTAATTTCTATCTCTTGATTTGCCTTCTGGACACTCGCCACAATGCCTTTAAAGTTTTTCTTGCTCATAATAATTCTTTTGCTAAGTTTAAGTAGTCTTCTGAAGCCTTAGATTCTGCTGCATAAGCAAACACATCTTTTTGCAAAGCAGATGCCTCTTGAAAAGTAACTGTTTGACGAATATTCGTTTCAAAAACTCTCTCTCCTGATGCTTCTGCCAAATCTTGAACAAAGTTTTTGGAAATGATTGTGTTATTGGTTTGAGTAGCTAAAATACCTGTTATCTTGATATTAATACCCAAATCTTCTTGAAGAGTAGTAATCAGTGTTTTGATGGTTTTCAATCCTAAAACACTGAAATATTGTGGTTGCATCACTATAATTACTTCAGAGCATGCCATCAGAGCATTGGTTGTTAGAATTCCTAAACTTGGGGGACAATCTATCAAAACGAAATCAAAATCTTTAACTTTAGATAAAGCTTTTTTTAGTTTGTGTGTTCCTGTAACATTGGTTTGAATTTTAAATTCTACCTCAGAGAGTTCAAGTGTTGCAGGAACTAAATCTAAGTTCTTATCTATATTTATAACAGATAGAGCATCATTATCTAATAAAGAATTCGCTATACTTTTTTCAGGATTTTCTACACCACATGCAACACTCAAATTGGCTTGTGGGTCAATATCTATTAATAAAACTTTTTTTCCTAGCAAGCTCAAGGCTTTTCCTAGATTATGAGTGGTAGTGGTTTTTCCTACACCACCTTTATGATTAATAATAGCAATAATTCTCATGTTTTTTTATCTTAGACATTTCAAAGATATGAAATATATATCTGAAATAATACTATTAAAGTTGAATATTTATAAAATTTGAGGGGTGGAAATGATTACCACTCCTATTTTTTTCAAAAAACACTTTAAAAATCAAAGTGTCGCAACCTTTATAATAAATAAGCCAAGCATTTTTTCCATCTTTTTTGATTTGCGAGGAACCAGAATCTAATATCGAAGATAAACCTAAACGGTAGATAATCATTATAAGAAAAAATCATTTTAAAATAAAACAACACAATTTTGTGTATTTTATATTATTTTATTATTTGTAGGCTCTATAATTAACTTACAATCAAATTGTTATAAGCTCGAAAAAACACATTTTATAAGCGAAAAAACACATTTTATAAGTCAAAAAACACATTTTATAAGCGAAAAAACACATTTTATAAGTCTAAAAAACACATTTTATAAGTGAAAAAAAACATTGAAAAAGATTTGTGTTTTTTAAATGTGTTTTTTAATTTTAATCAAAAATAAAAGTATGAATAATTATTTACAAATATCGGAAAATAAAGAGATTAGGCAATCAAATATTTTGACAGAGGCTCGTATAGAGCTAAGTGCTTGTCAATTAAATATTCTATTTTATCTCATATCTATCTTAAAACCTGGAATTCTGAAATATACTATCAATGCCAGAGAATTGATGGAACTTTCAGAAACAGAATGGAATTATCAACAATTAAGAGAATCGACAGGAGAGATGGTATCTAAACTTTATGAATATAAGAAACCTAATGGAAATTTGCTTCAAATAACTGTATTTGCCAGTTGTGAATACATATCTGGGCAGGGAATTATAGAAATTGAATTATCAGAGAAAATAGTACCTTTTTTATTTGATTTGAGAGAACAATTCACATCTTTTAGGTTGTTAGCCTCATTAAATATGTCATCTAAATATGCTAAAAGACTTTATATGATGCTTTCACAATGGAAAGATTTAGGAGAATGGAAAACTACCATACAAGAACTTAAGTCTCGTTTAAAACTCATAGACCCCACAGGAAAAGAGCCTGAACAATATAAGCAAATTGTGCAGTTCAAAGATAGAGTTTTAGAACCTGCTATTGCACAAATCAATC is part of the bacterium 336/3 genome and harbors:
- a CDS encoding chromosome partitioning protein translates to MRIIAIINHKGGVGKTTTTHNLGKALSLLGKKVLLIDIDPQANLSVACGVENPEKSIANSLLDNDALSVINIDKNLDLVPATLELSEVEFKIQTNVTGTHKLKKALSKVKDFDFVLIDCPPSLGILTTNALMACSEVIIVMQPQYFSVLGLKTIKTLITTLQEDLGINIKITGILATQTNNTIISKNFVQDLAEASGERVFETNIRQTVTFQEASALQKDVFAYAAESKASEDYLNLAKELL